The nucleotide sequence GGAAAGTTGTAGTTGAATCGCAATCTTGAgctacaaaatttgaatttgaactttgaaaattaggaCCAGTGCCCAGTGGACTTTGCTTTATTACACTGAATAGAATTGGATTTCATGTCACGTAAgtaatggaaaatattttttttaagattACCTAGGCTAGACCTACTTActtgtttttgaagaaattttaaatgatttcaaTTGATAAGAAAGGTAATatcgacgaaaaaaattgaaaatttagcagTCAGCAATGTCAGCATATTAAAAGACGAGCACCCCATCAATACAAatgattccaaaaaatgtcatttgcCTTCCTGTGTTTTCATGTTTCGTGATCAACGAAACAACGTCGTGAATGGTCTTCTTCGGTATAAATTTTTAACTAGGTACAcacagtaaaaaaatcaatcgacaGTTTACAGCTGaacatttatgtaggtatttgtaaataATTACGTTACAAATAAACACATTCCGCGCAACCTTGAATTATCGTACAGAAACCATAAAACTTTCAATAATCTTTTTATGAAGCGACTCAGCTCAAATGTTCGAATATTGGGCTGGGGGTTGTTCGTCATTTCAAAACTTGTGCGTTTCGAATGATCGTGTTAAAAGTGAATTGgggtttttcataaaatgagtTTGTGGTGGCCTGGCGAGTGGGATCGATTAATCACAAAATTTGAAGATTGGATCGTGAAACGAAATGGTTACAGTAAGTTACAACCCATGATTTTATCCCGAGGCTATCAAACTTTGATGAATAAGcagaaatttcatgaaaaaagctgCACTACTTTTCGTTTTGCCGACGCAGAGAATCATTGTGATCCCAAAGTTACTTTCGCAAAGCCTAGAGATGCCAGAGGATCATATACTCATAAACCTTCATCAGTTGAAGTTACCAAAGACATTAGTCAAATACCAGAACTTTGTTTGAATAGATTAGATCGAATGGAATCGGTGTTGAAACAGTACGAAAAAGcgttttccaaattacaaaaacgaGGACCTAAACGTTCAAGTACCGTAATTAGCCATAACTTCGATTTACTTAATGAAGACGttatacaaaatatttttctcaagtgTTATCACGTAAATAGAAATTGCCAAGAAATTGCTACATCAAAagtatgagaagaaaaaaaggtgtTGCATAGGGTATTTAAGTATTATATATGCTTAAAAACATTATGGACTATATGATACCTATTATTCTAGATTCGAAGAGTGTTGTGCAAGTAggcatttattttcatcattgattCAGAAAATAGTAGATGAACTTATTTACCTAGATCTCGTTTGTTTTAACATTTTTGTATGCGCATTGAGACTAATCTGTTTTATACTTCTAAGTCTCATTGAATTGCCTATTTCTGTATTTCTCgttcataataaaaatttcatgaatatttacTTATATGAACTTCTGTAGTCTTCTTACTGATAACTTATTACATTAAGTATATGATTGTTGATAGATCATAAATTGTACCTATcatacagaaaaatgaaatgccTAGATATATATGTAATATGAAGAGATGaattatttatatatttacaTGTATTCCTAATAAATTCATTTACGACTTCGGCTATATTTCTTTGTAATGTACAGTAGTAAAGTAATACCTATATCCTATAGGCATATTCTACTggtgttcgaaaatttttcactgcCTTGACATTCCCTACATTCAACTTCATTAGGCCTAATATCTATAATatctatttaatttttatacttacggTTCAGAAACAACTCTTGCAACGAAAATTAATAGTCGCCCATTAAGAGCTAAATTTGTCGAATAGGTACGATGAAATtagcaaaaacaatttttgtaaaaataatcgtTAAATTCTTTTCATcactagaaattgaaaattgagaataacATCCGTATAATCTAGGTATATTTACAATTCACGACCGCaggcaacatttttcatttttttttccaacactacatattgctgaaattgaaatttttctctttaaaatttCAGGTTGGAGACAATGAATCTGGATAGAAATTTAATCGAAGTGAGTTCGTTTTCTATTTTAGAAAACAACTATGGGCTATCGGATTTGGAACAGCAAGGTCACTGTTTAGTTAATAAAATACAATTATTGGAAGTAAGAGTACTTTAAGTAATTTATTCGTAAATTAGGTACCTCGCATAacccaaaatatgtattttcgaTTCCGTGTAAAATTgatttacctatttaaattgTTTGTGTTGAATAGAACCAATTGCAAGATGCGCATATAAAAATCCAGGCTTTGACTTTTTCCAAgatggaattggaaaaaatattagaaaaagaaaaaaaggaatcaGAAAATACGAAAGCTCAACTGAACATATTTCAAGACGCAATGCAGAATTGGGAAAAAGAACGATtgcatgaaaaatgttcattagtTATGCAATCGTTACAACTCGAAATTctacagaaagaaaaaaattcgttaattGAAGAACTAAAAGACCTTGAGGTAATTTTATATACCCCTATTTATCAACAAGCCTACCTTTTTGACTTgaattaaccaaaatttcatatcaaTCGTAAGTATAggtgtatttattttcaatttaaaaaaattgtcgttcCTATAGGAGAAAAATGTGAAACTAACATTACAAATTGAAGACAACCATAAACGATTGCAGAATCAGAATGATTTCGCCAACTTGATAAATTCTAGTAGGAAGACATTTGAGACGACTGTTGAAAAAGTGTACAGGTAGGTAGTAGGCATGTAGTAGGTACATCATCATGACAAAAATTAACTGTTTATGTGTTAGGAAACGTCAGGTGTTATAGTTTCagttgtatgtatgtactttattgTTTCATTGTTTCCTTTTTAGCGaaagtcaaaaattagaaaaagaattcaattttttaaaaaaacaagtaacATTATCAAAACATTCGGGAGAACAGATGATCGTGTTGTTGAAACACCATCATGAAGCGTTGAATAAAGTTTATGAGGAAAACGACGATCTAAAaagatcgattttcaaaaaagcgggtaaatatatttcattttatttatttttataattgagTAGTTTCTTGGACTTATGGCATAGAGTTCATTTTTTCCGAATATTTCATTTATTGCACTTACGTAGGTactcgaatacattttttttgcaggagaattaaaatcaaagaaaaatattgcAGAAATGAGCCATACAAGTACAAATTTAAGCGATggcgaagttgaaattttacg is from Planococcus citri chromosome 1, ihPlaCitr1.1, whole genome shotgun sequence and encodes:
- the LOC135832650 gene encoding uncharacterized protein LOC135832650; translation: MNLDRNLIEVSSFSILENNYGLSDLEQQGHCLVNKIQLLENQLQDAHIKIQALTFSKMELEKILEKEKKESENTKAQLNIFQDAMQNWEKERLHEKCSLVMQSLQLEILQKEKNSLIEELKDLEEKNVKLTLQIEDNHKRLQNQNDFANLINSSRKTFETTVEKVYSESQKLEKEFNFLKKQVTLSKHSGEQMIVLLKHHHEALNKVYEENDDLKRSIFKKAGELKSKKNIAEMSHTSTNLSDGEVEILRKKLKESEEKLLDLNRKLDSEIEEKKKLKETLNSTLSAQIKFNEMEQYFRSCINDLEKRLKENFQSNAS